The following are encoded together in the Bacillus sp. NP157 genome:
- a CDS encoding DUF2339 domain-containing protein, whose translation MYVVWAIVGAIVGGLIGEGIPGACAGFAIGLLWGRLSLTRRELDELKARVGLLPEPATSSSVARDARDPAAWPAADAATRTAPRPADVSPVAAPQATQRPPGFPAQTSDLPPSAGPVSAPGDGPLPPPMPGGTAPSIPPYARPAAHAASVSASQGAMPPPPPAQRPIPFEPAGPSAIERFFDTAKRWFTEGNVPVKVGMLVLFAGVAAFLKYASDQGLLHVPVSVRLSVVALAAIAGVAFGWWQRDTRRAFALSLQGGALGVLVMTVFAAYRLYGLIDALPTFVLLVIFVGSLGVLAVLQDSLALAVLGLIAGFAAPILASSGHGNHVALFSYYAVLNLGIFAIAWKRAWRVLNVLGFVATFGVGTAWGVLGYRPEFFNSTEPFLVLFFLLYVAVPWLHVLRSPRRDRAILDGCLMFGTPIVSLLLQGALLDWKPMPIAMSALVAAALYVAIAFAVRKREDMGLLRETWAVLAVAFATTAIPLALSASVTACIFALEGAGLVWLGFRQQRRLPRWSGIFLQLASGVAWTLADFPHAALRDIPFVNAYFVGAMLITAGGVACLWQYDRHSASKGIGSLARGGLLLWSVAWWLLGFGSEVDHFVLADAPRWAAFMALFGVTGWVLAVATRYVRKLDLGVMLAGAVPLAFVAMIAQALYADSDSIQVFMGWPLLAVAVAGVSAWFSLRALVTQGVVAHGITAVAAETLWWGIWLALAYVGTHQAFGYRPGVGDGWQVLAYVAPVLLLTKLAFWVPSVATVPLSVGLSRAGRAPTESGGGAHVHGMNLGDAVAMARRVIALGGLSASVVIGVMAACVDGSAQPLPFIPVLNPLELVLVAVFGLIARALWDAETPVAFRRVRPAILAVAFFVIATSMTLRAVHHLGGVPWDERMGNSSLAELSLTIVWSVIGVVAWVLGSRRGQRLLWIAGAACMGIVLAKLLLVDRGHLGNLFGIASFIAYGLLCTVIGYLAPAPPRQAPVEPEESPHAS comes from the coding sequence ATGTACGTGGTGTGGGCTATCGTGGGGGCCATCGTCGGCGGGTTGATCGGAGAGGGCATCCCTGGTGCCTGCGCCGGCTTCGCCATCGGTCTGCTTTGGGGACGGTTGTCGCTGACCCGGCGTGAGCTGGACGAGCTGAAGGCGCGTGTCGGCCTCCTGCCGGAGCCGGCGACCTCGTCGTCGGTAGCCCGCGACGCCCGCGATCCGGCCGCATGGCCGGCTGCCGATGCGGCCACCCGTACCGCGCCGCGTCCTGCCGACGTGTCGCCCGTCGCTGCCCCGCAAGCCACCCAGCGGCCGCCAGGCTTCCCGGCGCAAACATCCGACCTTCCGCCTTCCGCGGGACCGGTCAGCGCGCCTGGCGACGGCCCGTTGCCGCCGCCGATGCCGGGCGGCACGGCGCCTTCCATTCCTCCGTATGCGCGTCCCGCGGCCCACGCCGCATCGGTCTCTGCATCGCAAGGCGCCATGCCGCCTCCACCGCCTGCGCAGCGCCCGATCCCGTTCGAACCGGCTGGTCCCTCGGCCATCGAGCGCTTCTTCGACACCGCCAAACGCTGGTTCACCGAAGGCAATGTCCCGGTGAAGGTCGGCATGCTGGTGTTGTTCGCTGGTGTTGCCGCGTTCCTCAAATACGCCTCCGACCAGGGCTTGCTGCACGTGCCGGTGTCGGTGCGCCTGAGTGTCGTCGCGCTCGCGGCGATCGCCGGCGTGGCCTTCGGCTGGTGGCAGCGCGATACGCGCCGGGCGTTCGCCTTGTCCTTGCAGGGCGGTGCGCTGGGCGTGCTGGTGATGACGGTGTTCGCGGCCTATCGCCTCTACGGGCTGATCGACGCGTTGCCGACCTTCGTGTTGCTGGTGATCTTCGTCGGATCGCTTGGCGTCCTCGCCGTGTTGCAGGATTCGCTGGCGCTGGCGGTGCTCGGCCTCATCGCGGGGTTCGCCGCACCGATCCTCGCGTCGAGCGGGCACGGCAACCATGTCGCCCTGTTCTCGTACTACGCGGTGCTCAACCTCGGCATCTTCGCCATCGCGTGGAAGCGCGCGTGGCGGGTACTCAACGTGCTCGGTTTCGTCGCGACGTTCGGCGTCGGCACGGCGTGGGGCGTGCTCGGTTACCGCCCGGAATTCTTCAACAGCACCGAACCGTTCCTGGTCCTGTTCTTCCTGCTCTACGTCGCGGTGCCGTGGCTGCACGTGTTGCGTTCGCCGCGTCGCGACCGCGCGATCCTCGATGGCTGCCTGATGTTCGGCACGCCGATCGTGAGCCTGTTGCTGCAGGGTGCGTTGCTCGACTGGAAACCGATGCCGATCGCGATGTCGGCACTGGTCGCGGCCGCGCTGTACGTCGCCATCGCCTTCGCCGTGCGCAAGCGCGAGGACATGGGCCTGCTGCGCGAAACCTGGGCCGTGCTGGCCGTGGCCTTCGCAACCACCGCGATCCCGCTGGCGCTCAGTGCCAGCGTCACCGCGTGCATCTTCGCGCTGGAAGGCGCGGGGCTGGTCTGGCTGGGCTTCCGCCAGCAGCGCCGCCTGCCGCGCTGGTCGGGCATCTTCCTGCAGCTGGCCTCCGGCGTCGCGTGGACGCTCGCCGACTTCCCGCATGCGGCGCTACGCGACATCCCCTTCGTCAACGCGTACTTCGTCGGCGCCATGCTGATCACCGCCGGCGGCGTCGCCTGCCTGTGGCAGTACGACCGGCACAGCGCGTCCAAGGGCATCGGCAGCCTGGCCCGCGGCGGTTTGCTGCTTTGGAGCGTGGCGTGGTGGCTGCTCGGCTTCGGTAGCGAGGTCGATCATTTCGTCCTCGCCGACGCGCCGCGCTGGGCCGCGTTCATGGCCTTGTTCGGCGTCACCGGCTGGGTGCTGGCCGTGGCGACGCGCTACGTGCGCAAGCTGGACCTGGGCGTGATGCTCGCCGGTGCGGTGCCGCTCGCCTTCGTGGCGATGATCGCGCAGGCGCTTTACGCGGACAGCGACAGCATCCAGGTCTTCATGGGCTGGCCGTTGCTCGCGGTAGCTGTTGCGGGCGTGTCGGCGTGGTTCTCCCTGCGTGCGCTGGTGACCCAGGGCGTGGTCGCGCATGGGATCACCGCGGTGGCGGCCGAGACGCTGTGGTGGGGTATCTGGCTGGCTCTGGCTTACGTGGGCACGCATCAGGCGTTTGGGTATCGGCCCGGTGTGGGCGATGGGTGGCAGGTGTTGGCGTATGTGGCGCCGGTGCTGCTGCTGACGAAGCTGGCGTTTTGGGTGCCTTCGGTGGCTACCGTGCCGTTGTCGGTGGGGCTTTCGCGCGCGGGGCGCGCTCCTACAGAGAGCGGTGGTGGCGCGCATGTGCATGGCATGAACCTCGGCGATGCGGTGGCGATGGCGCGGCGGGTGATCGCGTTGGGCGGGTTGTCGGCCAGCGTGGTGATCGGCGTGATGGCCGCCTGCGTGGATGGCAGCGCGCAGCCGTTGCCGTTCATTCCCGTGTTGAATCCGCTGGAGCTCGTGCTGGTCGCCGTGTTCGGTCTGATCGCGCGGGCCTTGTGGGATGCGGAGACGCCGGTGGCGTTCCGTCGCGTGCGTCCGGCGATCCTCGCCGTGGCGTTCTTCGTTATCGCCACCAGCATGACCCTGCGCGCCGTGCATCACCTGGGCGGCGTGCCGTGGGACGAGCGCATGGGTAACTCCAGCCTCGCCGAGCTGTCGCTGACCATCGTCTGGAGCGTCATCGGCGTGGTCGCCTGGGTGCTCGGCTCGCGTCGTGGCCAGCGCCTGCTGTGGATCGCCGGCGCCGCCTGCATGGGCATCGTTTTGGCCAAGCTTCTTCTCGTCGACCGTGGCCATCTGGGCAACCTGTTCGGCATCGCTTCGTTCATCGCCTATGGCCTGCTCTGCACGGTCATCGGTTACCTCGCACCCGCTCCGCCAAGGCAGGCACCTGTTGAACCCGAAGAGTCTCCCCATGCGTCGTGA
- a CDS encoding DUF3999 domain-containing protein → MRRDGRIGLFVIYVTALGAVLSPAQADSVPSYAYAWPVQATPGAHASAYVLELPREAYAWAEPDAGLADVVVVDAKGREVASGPYTPAAPTSHPVTLDAPLLPVPNGSDGVAGPSIRRSTNGDIVIEPGAAPASGHVHEWLFDARNAIAPERLEFPPTQRDVKLSVDIDASSNLQDWRPLVAGASIVVLGHGDGAVDARVVKLDGGPARYYRVRTSSDDAPWGASTTDEATAKVTLSGSVIDAAARDDAKRQWLDVTGTQAATSGTGVDYDYKLPAALPVDGIRVTLGAGDSVARLEAVAVNGPMSGESLGTIVVTPGQDDTRPLGVAATRRDLIRLHSATPLRNPPKLSVGWRPDRMVFLPEGDAPYRLQVGSASARRAAWPIGDAIAALRTRNGPAWRPDGVTLGEAVLLDGKKALTTRAPFDWTRPILWIVLLLGAALVVGMAATLLRKPPPADPDAH, encoded by the coding sequence ATGCGTCGTGATGGCCGGATCGGCCTGTTCGTGATCTACGTGACCGCGCTGGGCGCGGTGCTTTCCCCGGCGCAGGCCGATAGCGTGCCGTCTTACGCGTATGCGTGGCCGGTGCAGGCGACGCCGGGCGCGCATGCCAGCGCCTACGTGCTGGAACTGCCGCGCGAGGCCTATGCGTGGGCCGAGCCCGATGCCGGGCTCGCCGACGTGGTGGTGGTCGATGCGAAGGGCCGCGAGGTTGCCTCCGGGCCGTACACGCCGGCGGCGCCGACCTCGCACCCGGTCACCCTCGATGCACCGCTGTTGCCCGTGCCCAACGGCAGCGATGGCGTGGCCGGGCCGAGCATCCGCCGCAGCACCAACGGCGACATCGTGATCGAGCCGGGCGCGGCGCCGGCCAGCGGCCATGTGCACGAATGGCTGTTCGACGCACGCAACGCGATCGCCCCCGAGCGGCTCGAATTCCCGCCGACGCAGCGCGACGTGAAGCTCAGCGTCGACATCGACGCGAGCAGCAACCTGCAGGACTGGCGTCCGCTGGTCGCCGGCGCGTCGATCGTCGTGCTCGGCCATGGCGACGGTGCGGTCGATGCGCGCGTGGTCAAGCTCGATGGCGGCCCGGCGCGGTATTACCGCGTGCGGACCAGCAGCGACGATGCGCCGTGGGGCGCGTCGACGACGGACGAGGCCACCGCGAAAGTCACCTTGTCCGGCAGTGTCATCGACGCTGCGGCGCGTGACGACGCGAAGCGACAGTGGCTCGACGTCACCGGGACCCAGGCGGCGACCAGCGGCACGGGCGTCGACTACGACTACAAACTCCCGGCGGCCCTCCCGGTCGACGGCATCCGCGTGACCCTGGGCGCGGGCGATAGCGTCGCCCGGCTGGAAGCGGTGGCCGTGAACGGGCCGATGAGCGGGGAATCGCTGGGGACGATCGTGGTGACCCCGGGCCAGGACGACACCCGGCCGCTGGGCGTCGCGGCCACTCGCCGTGACCTGATCCGGCTGCACTCGGCCACGCCGCTGCGCAACCCGCCGAAGCTCAGCGTCGGCTGGCGTCCGGACCGCATGGTCTTCCTACCCGAGGGCGATGCGCCGTACCGGCTGCAGGTGGGCAGTGCCAGCGCCCGCCGGGCGGCCTGGCCGATCGGCGACGCCATCGCCGCGCTGCGTACCCGCAACGGCCCGGCCTGGCGCCCTGACGGGGTGACCCTGGGCGAGGCCGTGCTGCTGGATGGGAAGAAGGCCCTGACCACCCGGGCACCGTTCGACTGGACCCGGCCGATCCTGTGGATCGTGCTGTTGCTGGGCGCGGCGCTGGTCGTCGGCATGGCGGCCACCCTCCTGCGCAAGCCGCCGCCGGCCGATCCGGACGCCCATTGA
- a CDS encoding replication-associated recombination protein A, producing the protein MPSYQTPGLFAEPEALKPLAERMRPRSLDEIVGQQRVVGADKPLRRALEAGKVHSMILWGPPGCGKTTLALLVARYADADFRAISAVMSGLPDVRKALAEAEGNFAQGRRTVLFVDEVHRFNKAQQDAFLPYIERGVIIFIGATTENPSFELNSALLSRCRVHVLDAVSADDIVAALRRALGDSERGIGDLHLDVDDATLKLIASAADGDVRRALTLLEIASELADGGRIDDATLEQVLADRTRRFDKSGEQFYDQISALHKSVRSSDPDAAVYWLTRMLDGGCDPLYLARRMTRMAVEDVGLAEPRAWRMALDAWDTFERLGSPEGELGLAQLAIWLAIAPKSNAAYMAFNKAKATVKQMGTLDVPMHLRNAPTKLMKGLGYGTGYQYDHDAEGGVALDQVCLPDELVGTTFYEPVDRGLELKLREKLNALRAARAAARGDG; encoded by the coding sequence ATGCCGTCCTACCAGACCCCCGGCCTGTTCGCCGAACCCGAAGCCCTGAAGCCCCTCGCCGAGCGGATGCGCCCGCGCAGCCTCGACGAGATCGTGGGCCAGCAGCGCGTGGTGGGCGCGGATAAACCGCTGCGCCGCGCACTGGAAGCCGGCAAGGTCCACTCGATGATCCTGTGGGGTCCGCCCGGTTGCGGCAAGACCACGCTGGCGCTGCTGGTGGCGCGCTATGCCGACGCCGACTTCCGGGCGATCTCCGCCGTTATGAGTGGGCTGCCCGACGTACGCAAGGCGCTGGCCGAGGCCGAGGGCAACTTCGCCCAGGGCCGCCGCACGGTGTTGTTCGTCGACGAGGTGCACCGCTTCAACAAGGCGCAGCAGGATGCGTTCCTGCCGTACATCGAACGCGGTGTGATCATCTTCATCGGCGCGACCACGGAGAACCCGTCGTTCGAGCTGAACTCCGCGTTGCTCTCACGCTGCCGCGTGCACGTGCTCGATGCGGTCAGTGCGGACGACATCGTCGCCGCGCTGCGCCGTGCGCTCGGGGATAGCGAGCGGGGCATCGGTGATCTGCACCTGGACGTCGACGATGCGACCCTGAAGCTGATCGCTTCGGCCGCCGATGGCGACGTGCGTCGCGCGCTGACGCTGCTGGAGATCGCCAGCGAACTGGCCGACGGCGGGCGCATTGACGACGCCACGCTCGAACAGGTGCTGGCCGATCGCACGCGCCGTTTCGACAAGAGCGGCGAGCAGTTCTACGACCAGATTTCCGCGCTGCATAAGTCGGTGCGTTCGTCCGATCCCGATGCCGCGGTGTACTGGCTGACCCGCATGCTGGATGGTGGCTGCGATCCGCTCTACCTGGCCCGGCGGATGACCCGCATGGCGGTGGAAGACGTCGGCCTCGCCGAACCCCGCGCGTGGCGCATGGCGCTGGATGCGTGGGACACCTTCGAACGCCTCGGCAGCCCCGAAGGCGAACTCGGCCTCGCCCAGCTCGCCATCTGGCTGGCCATCGCCCCGAAGAGCAACGCCGCCTACATGGCCTTCAACAAGGCCAAGGCCACGGTGAAGCAGATGGGCACGCTCGACGTGCCGATGCACCTGCGCAATGCGCCGACCAAGCTGATGAAGGGGTTGGGCTATGGCACGGGGTATCAGTACGACCATGACGCCGAGGGTGGTGTCGCGCTCGACCAGGTGTGTTTGCCGGATGAGCTGGTCGGGACGACGTTCTACGAACCGGTGGATCGTGGGCTGGAGCTGAAGCTGCGCGAGAAGTTGAATGCGTTGCGTGCGGCTCGCGCTGCTGCGCGCGGCGACGGGTAA
- a CDS encoding AraC family transcriptional regulator, which translates to MESLTDLHISEYRPGGQMAMHRHDEAWFCLVVDGTYEESILGMRNEHGPGDLLFCPAHASHGQRFGREGARKVIFAPDDTVHDLLAEHRARLDGRPLVQRSASLRAMGRRIIHALAVDDDHAALSAESLALDVLAETARGLSELTLMEPGWLRRVREYLHEDPAREVTLADLAVVAGRHPVHLARSFRLFHHCTPGDYLRRLRVERAAVLLRNTRRPLLEIALECGFAGAAQFSRSFRAVHATTPSAFRASR; encoded by the coding sequence GTGGAAAGCCTGACCGACCTGCACATCTCCGAATACCGCCCCGGTGGCCAGATGGCCATGCACCGGCACGACGAGGCGTGGTTCTGCCTGGTGGTCGACGGCACCTACGAGGAGAGCATCCTCGGCATGCGCAACGAGCACGGCCCGGGCGACCTGCTGTTCTGCCCCGCCCATGCGAGCCATGGCCAGCGGTTTGGCCGGGAAGGCGCACGCAAGGTGATCTTCGCCCCCGACGACACCGTGCACGACCTGCTCGCCGAGCACCGCGCCCGCCTCGACGGCCGGCCGCTGGTCCAGCGTTCGGCGAGCCTGCGCGCGATGGGCCGGCGGATCATCCATGCCCTGGCCGTCGACGACGACCACGCCGCGCTCAGCGCCGAATCGCTCGCCCTGGACGTGCTCGCCGAGACCGCCCGCGGCCTGTCCGAGCTCACGCTGATGGAACCGGGCTGGCTGCGTCGGGTCCGCGAATACCTGCACGAAGACCCGGCACGCGAGGTCACCCTCGCCGACCTTGCCGTGGTCGCGGGCCGCCACCCCGTGCACCTGGCCCGCAGCTTTCGCCTGTTCCACCACTGCACGCCCGGCGATTACCTGCGCCGCCTGCGCGTGGAGCGTGCCGCGGTGCTCCTGCGCAACACCCGCCGGCCCTTGCTTGAGATCGCGCTGGAATGCGGTTTCGCCGGTGCGGCGCAGTTCTCGCGTTCGTTCCGCGCGGTGCACGCGACCACGCCGTCGGCCTTCCGCGCGTCGCGCTAA
- a CDS encoding FAD-dependent monooxygenase, with product MHDVLIAGAGPTGLVLALWLTAQGVKVRIVDRKDGPGDTSRAMVVQARTLELYRQLGLADRVIADGHPMVAMNMWTRGRHAARVALNDGGKGISPYPYALVYPQDHHERLLGERLEAMGVSIERSTEVVWMEQAGDAVNVRLRKADGSEETTSARYLAGCDGARSFVREALGIGFEGGTYRSLFYVADVKLAGLEQPTEGHVSIEGGDFVLVLSYGKSGRSRLIGNVAGELSDRSDAVEKLTFDDVSQDALRRLGATVEDVSWFSTYRVHHRVADSFRKGRVFLLGDAAHVHSPAGGQGMNTGILDAINLAWKLAAVLRGDAPDALLDTFVHERQGFARQLVQTTDRAFTFMTAGGTLANFLRVYAMPHAASAASRFGKARQMAFKTISQTSLAYHDSPLSEGEAGHVRGGDRLPWVDADGADNFAPLPNIAWQLQVYGKATPELTAWCLQRGVALRVIEWQAVHGEAGLSEGAAYLLRPDTWVALVEPNADVAVLDAYFARRFGPHA from the coding sequence ATGCACGACGTGCTGATCGCAGGTGCGGGCCCCACGGGCCTGGTCCTCGCCCTCTGGCTCACGGCCCAGGGCGTCAAGGTGCGGATCGTCGACCGCAAGGACGGTCCCGGCGATACCTCGCGCGCCATGGTGGTGCAGGCGCGCACGCTGGAGCTCTACCGCCAGCTGGGCCTGGCCGATCGCGTGATCGCCGACGGCCATCCGATGGTGGCGATGAACATGTGGACACGCGGCCGGCATGCGGCACGCGTCGCCTTGAACGACGGCGGCAAGGGCATCTCGCCGTATCCGTACGCGCTGGTCTATCCGCAGGACCACCACGAGCGCCTGCTCGGCGAACGCCTCGAAGCCATGGGCGTCTCGATCGAACGCAGCACCGAAGTCGTCTGGATGGAACAGGCCGGCGACGCGGTGAACGTGCGCCTGCGCAAGGCGGACGGTAGCGAGGAAACGACCAGCGCGCGTTACCTCGCCGGTTGCGACGGTGCGCGTTCATTCGTGCGCGAAGCGCTGGGGATCGGTTTCGAAGGCGGGACGTATCGTTCGCTGTTCTACGTCGCCGATGTGAAACTCGCGGGACTTGAGCAGCCCACTGAAGGCCATGTGTCGATCGAAGGCGGCGACTTCGTGCTGGTGCTGTCGTACGGCAAGAGCGGACGCTCGCGGCTGATCGGCAATGTCGCCGGCGAGCTTTCCGACCGCAGCGACGCCGTGGAGAAGCTGACGTTCGACGACGTGAGCCAGGACGCACTGCGGCGCCTGGGGGCCACGGTGGAAGACGTCAGCTGGTTCTCGACCTATCGCGTGCATCACCGCGTCGCCGACAGCTTCCGCAAGGGCCGCGTGTTCCTGCTCGGCGATGCCGCCCATGTGCATAGCCCGGCGGGCGGGCAGGGCATGAATACCGGCATCCTCGACGCGATCAACCTCGCCTGGAAGCTGGCCGCGGTGTTGCGTGGCGATGCGCCGGATGCCTTGCTCGACACCTTCGTGCACGAGCGCCAGGGTTTCGCGCGGCAGCTGGTGCAGACCACCGATCGCGCCTTCACCTTCATGACCGCCGGCGGCACGCTAGCCAATTTCCTGCGTGTCTACGCGATGCCGCACGCGGCCAGCGCCGCGTCGCGTTTCGGCAAGGCGCGGCAGATGGCGTTCAAAACGATTTCGCAGACCTCGCTGGCCTACCACGACAGCCCGCTGAGCGAAGGCGAGGCCGGCCACGTACGCGGCGGCGACCGCCTGCCGTGGGTCGATGCCGACGGCGCCGACAACTTCGCCCCGCTGCCGAACATCGCATGGCAGCTGCAGGTCTATGGCAAGGCCACCCCGGAACTGACGGCCTGGTGCCTGCAGCGCGGCGTCGCCCTGCGCGTGATCGAGTGGCAGGCCGTGCACGGGGAGGCGGGGCTCAGCGAAGGCGCGGCGTACCTGCTGCGGCCGGATACGTGGGTGGCGCTGGTGGAGCCGAACGCGGACGTCGCCGTGCTGGACGCGTACTTCGCGCGCCGTTTCGGGCCACACGCCTGA
- a CDS encoding NAD(P)H-binding protein, translating into MIAIIGATGQVGLATARALRHAGAPVRAIVRNPAKAAPLVELGCEIATADIDDAAGLADAIDGADAVQVIAPLTPSAADPAAALRETIFQLAKALAWARPGRILAISDYGAHVPHDIGMPTLFHDMETRLRSLDGERLVLRSAEHMHNWLRAARDAIDTGILHTFQDPVDTAHPTIAASDLGAIAADLLLRPRGEDGQHVIHAEGPRRYSASDVASALRELTGREITAQAIPRRQWNAVLEQAMPASLAGLLIRANDAKNEGGLVDVEPGAGRIYQGPTTLKEVLRSALATA; encoded by the coding sequence ATGATCGCCATCATCGGCGCCACCGGCCAAGTCGGCCTTGCCACTGCCAGGGCGCTACGCCACGCCGGCGCACCCGTCCGCGCCATCGTCAGGAACCCCGCGAAAGCCGCGCCCCTCGTCGAGCTCGGCTGCGAGATCGCCACGGCCGACATCGACGACGCCGCCGGCCTCGCTGATGCCATCGACGGTGCCGACGCCGTGCAGGTCATCGCGCCGTTGACGCCTTCGGCGGCGGATCCCGCGGCGGCCTTGCGCGAGACCATCTTCCAGCTGGCCAAGGCGCTGGCGTGGGCGCGTCCTGGTCGAATCCTCGCGATTTCCGACTATGGCGCGCACGTGCCGCACGATATCGGCATGCCGACGCTGTTCCACGACATGGAAACCCGCCTGCGCAGCCTCGACGGCGAAAGGCTGGTGCTCCGCTCGGCCGAGCACATGCACAACTGGCTGCGCGCCGCACGCGATGCCATCGACACGGGCATCCTGCACACGTTCCAGGATCCGGTCGACACGGCACATCCGACCATCGCCGCGTCCGACCTTGGCGCGATCGCCGCCGACCTCCTGTTGCGACCACGGGGCGAAGACGGCCAGCACGTGATCCATGCCGAAGGGCCGCGGCGTTACAGCGCCAGCGACGTGGCCAGCGCCTTGCGCGAGCTCACCGGTCGCGAGATCACGGCGCAGGCGATCCCGCGCAGGCAATGGAACGCCGTGCTGGAACAGGCGATGCCAGCATCCCTTGCCGGATTGCTGATCCGCGCGAACGACGCGAAGAACGAAGGCGGCCTGGTCGATGTCGAGCCCGGCGCAGGGCGGATCTACCAGGGGCCGACCACGTTGAAGGAAGTGCTGCGTAGCGCGCTGGCGACGGCCTGA
- a CDS encoding AraC family transcriptional regulator: protein MTPSSNPHPRILASSAGRGWMHLDAAFVEIPRGLARVQAPAQHVLGMHFGPPVKADCSCDGLRLKRIQRPGDIGFVPAGAESTWEDDRSCRLLRLGLSATLVDSVATELGRNPATLDLLPQLQLRDARLEAIGWAIKADLEADDPSDPLYIEHLTHALAVRVIETTTAPRPRPDAERAPTMSRRQLALLVEYIEANLHQKLHLADLASIAGMSVTRFKMVFRNSTGMPVHQYVLRRRIECARAMIASTRMPISEVALAVGFAHQSHMATTMRRILGHTPGVIARP, encoded by the coding sequence ATGACGCCATCCTCGAACCCGCACCCACGGATCCTCGCCTCCAGCGCCGGGCGCGGCTGGATGCACCTGGATGCGGCCTTCGTCGAGATTCCGCGCGGTCTCGCCCGCGTGCAGGCCCCGGCCCAGCATGTCCTCGGGATGCACTTCGGGCCGCCGGTGAAGGCCGACTGCTCGTGCGATGGCCTGCGCCTGAAGCGCATCCAGCGACCGGGCGACATCGGCTTCGTCCCCGCCGGTGCGGAAAGCACGTGGGAAGACGACCGGTCGTGCCGGCTGCTGCGCCTCGGCCTCTCCGCCACGCTGGTCGACAGCGTCGCCACCGAGCTGGGCCGGAACCCGGCGACGCTTGACCTCCTGCCCCAACTGCAGCTGCGCGATGCACGCCTGGAAGCGATCGGCTGGGCGATCAAGGCCGACCTCGAGGCCGACGACCCGTCCGATCCGCTGTACATCGAGCACCTGACCCACGCCCTCGCCGTCCGTGTCATCGAGACCACCACTGCGCCGCGCCCCCGCCCGGATGCTGAGCGTGCGCCGACGATGTCGCGTCGCCAGCTGGCGCTGCTGGTCGAGTACATCGAAGCCAACCTCCACCAGAAACTCCACCTCGCCGACCTTGCGTCGATCGCAGGCATGAGCGTCACCCGCTTCAAGATGGTCTTCCGCAACAGCACGGGCATGCCGGTGCATCAGTACGTGTTGCGCCGTCGGATCGAGTGCGCCCGCGCCATGATCGCATCCACCCGGATGCCGATCAGCGAGGTCGCGCTCGCCGTCGGCTTCGCCCACCAGAGCCACATGGCGACGACCATGCGTCGGATCCTCGGCCACACGCCGGGCGTCATCGCCCGCCCGTAA